The Roseococcus microcysteis genome contains a region encoding:
- the ilvN gene encoding acetolactate synthase small subunit — protein MSAMDTRTATIAVLVENEAGVLARVIGLFSGRGYNIDSLTVAPVDEAGRLSRITVVTSGTEMVIEQIKAQLDRLVPVHKVADLTVEGPHLVRELALIKVVGTGDHRVEALRLADAFRARVVDATTESFVFEMTGNAEKIDAFCALMRPLGLAEICRTGAVAIARGTRQMAL, from the coding sequence ATGTCGGCAATGGATACGCGCACGGCGACGATCGCCGTGCTGGTGGAAAACGAGGCGGGCGTGCTGGCCCGCGTGATCGGCCTGTTTTCGGGCCGTGGCTACAACATTGACAGCCTGACCGTGGCGCCGGTGGATGAGGCGGGGCGGCTGTCGCGCATCACCGTCGTGACCTCGGGCACGGAGATGGTGATCGAGCAGATCAAAGCGCAGCTGGATCGCCTCGTGCCCGTGCACAAGGTGGCGGATCTGACGGTGGAGGGGCCGCACCTCGTGCGGGAGTTGGCGCTGATCAAGGTTGTCGGCACCGGGGATCATCGTGTGGAGGCGCTGCGGCTGGCGGACGCCTTCCGTGCCCGCGTGGTGGACGCGACCACGGAAAGTTTCGTCTTCGAGATGACCGGCAATGCCGAGAAGATAGATGCCTTCTGCGCGCTGATGCGCCCGCTAGGCTTAGCCGAGATTTGCCGGACCGGGGCGGTTGCCATCGCCCGCGGCACGCGGCAGATGGCGCTGTGA
- the ilvC gene encoding ketol-acid reductoisomerase translates to MRVYYDRDADVNLIKAKKVAVIGFGSQGHAHAMNMRDSGVTDVVIGLRPGGSAKKAEAAGFKVMSPADAAKWADIVMILTPDEGQGDLYRDHLHDNLKPGAAIAFAHGLNVHFNLLDPRADLDVFMIAPKGPGHTVRSEYQKGGGVPCLVAVAQNPSGNALEIALSYASAIGGGRSGVIETTFKEECETDLFGEQVVLCGGLVELIKGGYETLVEAGYAPEMAYFECLHEVKLIVDLIYEGGIANMNYSISNTAEYGEYVTGPRIITAETKAEMKRVLDDIQSGKFARDWMLENKVNQASFKATRRRLAEHSIEEVGEKLRGMMPWIKKGALVDKAKN, encoded by the coding sequence ATGCGCGTCTATTACGACCGTGATGCCGATGTGAACCTGATCAAGGCGAAGAAGGTCGCCGTGATCGGCTTCGGCTCCCAGGGCCATGCCCATGCCATGAACATGCGCGACAGCGGTGTCACCGACGTCGTCATCGGGCTGCGCCCGGGCGGTTCCGCGAAGAAGGCCGAAGCCGCGGGCTTCAAGGTCATGTCGCCGGCCGATGCCGCGAAGTGGGCCGACATCGTCATGATCCTGACGCCGGATGAGGGCCAGGGCGACCTCTACCGCGACCACCTGCACGACAACCTGAAGCCCGGTGCCGCCATCGCCTTCGCGCATGGCCTGAACGTGCACTTCAACCTGCTCGACCCGCGCGCCGATCTCGACGTGTTCATGATCGCGCCCAAGGGCCCCGGCCACACGGTGCGCAGCGAATACCAGAAGGGCGGCGGCGTGCCCTGCCTCGTGGCCGTGGCGCAGAACCCCTCGGGCAATGCGCTGGAAATCGCGCTCTCCTACGCCAGCGCCATCGGCGGCGGGCGTTCGGGCGTGATCGAGACCACCTTCAAGGAAGAGTGCGAGACCGACCTGTTCGGTGAGCAGGTGGTGCTTTGCGGCGGCCTCGTGGAACTCATCAAGGGCGGCTACGAGACGCTGGTCGAGGCCGGCTACGCCCCCGAGATGGCCTATTTCGAGTGCCTGCACGAGGTGAAGCTCATCGTGGACCTGATCTACGAGGGCGGCATCGCGAACATGAACTACTCGATCTCCAATACCGCGGAGTACGGTGAGTACGTCACCGGCCCCCGCATCATCACCGCCGAGACCAAGGCCGAGATGAAGCGCGTGCTGGACGACATCCAGTCGGGCAAGTTCGCGCGCGACTGGATGCTGGAGAACAAGGTGAACCAGGCCAGTTTCAAGGCCACCCGCCGCCGCCTCGCCGAACACTCCATCGAGGAAGTGGGCGAGAAGCTGCGTGGCATGATGCCCTGGATCAAGAAGGGCGCCCTGGTGGACAAGGCGAAGAACTGA
- a CDS encoding alpha/beta hydrolase, with protein MAGLFGLAACSPARLASWLTPSEGVRREQGLAYGPLPRQRLDLYTPEGLSSDAPLVLFLPGGAWVSGQRAEYGFVGITLARLGAVAAVADYRLWPEAAYPSFVEDAALALRFLAPQDRPLVVMGHSAGAFNAAAVALDPRWGVRSLVSGLIGISGPYEFGAHEVTPPAIFAGLERIQAAPAPLTGAAPMLLLHGGRDTTVGPYHSEILAERARAAGVPVRHVVWPRLSHIDIMAGFAPASRWLRLGEPEVVAELGRFLTSVRGHPPAG; from the coding sequence GTGGCGGGGTTGTTTGGCCTCGCCGCCTGCTCACCCGCCCGCCTTGCGAGTTGGCTCACGCCGAGCGAGGGCGTGCGGCGCGAGCAGGGGCTGGCCTACGGCCCCCTGCCCCGCCAGCGCCTCGATCTCTACACGCCCGAGGGACTGTCCTCCGACGCGCCTCTCGTACTTTTCCTCCCCGGGGGCGCCTGGGTCTCGGGCCAACGCGCGGAGTATGGCTTCGTGGGAATCACGCTCGCCCGGCTCGGTGCCGTCGCGGCGGTCGCGGACTACAGGCTCTGGCCCGAGGCCGCCTACCCTTCTTTCGTGGAGGATGCGGCGCTGGCGCTGCGCTTCCTGGCCCCACAAGACCGGCCCCTGGTGGTGATGGGCCATTCGGCCGGCGCGTTCAACGCGGCCGCCGTGGCGCTCGATCCGCGCTGGGGCGTGCGGTCGCTGGTGTCAGGCCTCATCGGCATCTCCGGCCCTTATGAGTTCGGCGCGCATGAGGTGACGCCGCCTGCCATCTTCGCGGGGCTGGAGCGCATCCAGGCCGCGCCCGCGCCGCTGACGGGGGCGGCCCCCATGCTGCTGCTGCACGGCGGGCGCGACACCACGGTGGGCCCCTACCATTCCGAAATCCTGGCCGAACGGGCGCGCGCGGCCGGCGTGCCGGTGCGGCATGTGGTGTGGCCGCGCCTCTCCCATATTGACATCATGGCGGGCTTCGCGCCCGCCTCGCGCTGGCTGCGATTGGGCGAGCCCGAGGTGGTGGCCGAGCTCGGCCGCTTCCTCACATCGGTGCGAGGGCATCCCCCGGCCGGATGA
- a CDS encoding MOSC domain-containing protein, whose amino-acid sequence MTWSGTLLHIHTTPRGGAPMEARPEARLLEGQGIEGDRYLLGTGTYSPKPQRERQVTLIEVETLEALARDHALELAPHEHRRNLTVRGVPLNHLVGRRFRVGEAVLEGIRLNVPCQYLDDLLGRRLFKPLTNRSGLNCIIVRGGVIRPGDALAPM is encoded by the coding sequence ATGACATGGTCCGGCACCCTTCTGCACATCCACACCACCCCGCGCGGTGGCGCCCCCATGGAGGCGCGGCCCGAGGCGCGGCTGCTGGAGGGCCAGGGGATCGAGGGCGACCGCTATCTGCTCGGCACCGGCACCTATAGCCCCAAGCCGCAGCGCGAACGCCAGGTGACGCTGATCGAGGTGGAGACGCTGGAGGCCCTGGCCCGCGACCACGCGCTGGAACTGGCGCCGCATGAGCATCGCCGGAACCTGACGGTGCGGGGCGTCCCGCTGAACCACCTGGTCGGCCGGCGCTTCCGGGTGGGGGAGGCGGTGCTGGAGGGCATCCGGCTGAACGTGCCCTGCCAGTATCTGGACGACCTGCTGGGGCGGCGGCTGTTCAAGCCGCTGACCAACCGTTCGGGGCTGAACTGCATCATTGTGCGGGGCGGTGTCATCCGGCCGGGGGATGCCCTCGCACCGATGTGA
- a CDS encoding trypsin-like serine peptidase codes for MTRTALALLALLLAPPAFAQTKSPAPPGGVPQAVPLPGIGSFDPRAPVSMGEAPWTSIGVVQTQGGGRCTGTLIAPDRVLTAAHCLLLVRTGDFTHPRGVSFLLGYERGRFRARGAVIGYQTGPGYDPALRGPGREDWAILTLAQPIRGVALPLLDRPAAPRTPLVLGGYQQDQPEMILADTGCRLLDLRGGLLLHDCAGTRGASGAPLLVRQGAGWAVAGIASRVAADMALGQAVAVEMVRPALP; via the coding sequence ATGACGCGGACCGCCCTCGCGCTGCTGGCCTTGCTGCTGGCCCCTCCGGCCTTCGCCCAGACGAAATCCCCCGCGCCGCCGGGCGGCGTGCCCCAGGCCGTGCCGCTGCCGGGCATCGGCAGCTTCGACCCGCGCGCGCCGGTCTCGATGGGCGAGGCGCCCTGGACCTCCATCGGCGTGGTGCAGACCCAAGGGGGCGGGCGCTGCACCGGCACGCTGATCGCGCCCGACCGGGTGCTGACCGCCGCCCATTGCCTGCTGCTGGTCCGCACCGGTGACTTCACCCATCCTCGCGGGGTGAGCTTCCTGCTGGGCTATGAGCGCGGGCGTTTCCGCGCGCGCGGCGCCGTCATCGGCTACCAGACCGGCCCCGGCTATGACCCCGCGCTGCGCGGGCCGGGGCGGGAGGATTGGGCCATCCTGACGCTGGCCCAGCCCATCCGGGGCGTGGCCCTTCCGCTGCTGGACCGGCCCGCCGCCCCGCGCACACCGCTGGTGCTGGGCGGCTACCAGCAGGACCAGCCGGAGATGATCCTGGCCGACACCGGCTGCCGGCTGCTCGACCTGCGGGGCGGGCTGCTGCTGCATGATTGCGCGGGCACGCGCGGCGCCTCGGGCGCGCCGCTGCTGGTGCGGCAGGGGGCTGGCTGGGCGGTGGCGGGCATCGCCTCGCGCGTCGCGGCCGACATGGCGCTGGGGCAGGCGGTGGCGGTGGAGATGGTGCGGCCGGCCCTGCCTTGA
- a CDS encoding NAD-dependent deacylase, translating to MNLVILTGAGISAESGLATFRDLGGIWSQVRLEEVATPEAFAADPGRVQGFYNARRAQLRTVAPNPAHAALARLDAAWDRGDFLLVTQNVDDLHERAGSRRLHHMHGELRRARCLECRADSPWQDDITLASACPACGAMGRLRPHVVWFGEVPLGMERIEAALEACDMLVSIGTSGRVWPAAGFAAAVRGRARTLEINLEASDGTSIFHETRHGPAGRLVPEWVEEMLR from the coding sequence ATGAACCTTGTCATCCTCACCGGGGCCGGGATTTCGGCCGAAAGCGGGCTCGCCACCTTCCGCGACCTGGGCGGCATCTGGTCCCAGGTGCGGCTGGAGGAGGTGGCGACGCCCGAAGCCTTCGCCGCGGACCCAGGACGCGTGCAGGGCTTCTACAATGCGCGCCGCGCGCAGCTTCGCACCGTCGCGCCGAACCCCGCCCATGCGGCCCTGGCCCGGCTGGATGCCGCCTGGGACCGGGGCGATTTCCTGCTGGTCACGCAGAACGTGGATGACCTGCACGAACGTGCCGGCAGTCGCCGCCTGCACCACATGCATGGCGAGCTGCGCCGCGCCCGCTGCCTGGAATGCCGAGCGGACAGCCCCTGGCAGGACGACATCACGCTGGCCAGCGCCTGCCCCGCCTGCGGCGCCATGGGCCGGCTGCGGCCGCATGTGGTGTGGTTCGGTGAAGTGCCGCTGGGGATGGAGCGCATCGAGGCGGCGCTGGAGGCGTGCGACATGCTCGTCTCCATCGGCACCTCGGGCCGGGTCTGGCCGGCGGCGGGCTTCGCGGCCGCCGTGCGCGGGCGGGCGCGTACGCTGGAAATCAACCTGGAAGCTTCCGACGGCACCTCCATCTTCCACGAGACACGCCATGGCCCCGCCGGGCGCCTCGTGCCGGAATGGGTGGAGGAGATGTTGCGATGA
- a CDS encoding copper chaperone PCu(A)C, whose translation MIHRRILLGALPLLPVAAQAHHHQGHAQPVQHQHGATSLGPLRIEAPWTRAALEGRQGAGFMTIRNTGAAADRLVSATSPVAGRVELHTHIRDGDVMRMRPVQDIPVPAGGSATLAPGGLHLMFMGLNRALVAGETIPVTLRFAEAGEVTVQLRVQAAGARGHGH comes from the coding sequence ATGATCCATCGCCGCATCCTTCTCGGCGCCCTGCCGCTGCTGCCCGTGGCGGCGCAGGCCCATCACCACCAGGGCCATGCCCAGCCCGTGCAGCACCAGCACGGCGCCACCAGCCTTGGCCCGCTGCGGATCGAGGCGCCCTGGACGCGCGCCGCGCTGGAAGGCCGCCAGGGGGCGGGCTTCATGACCATCCGCAACACCGGCGCGGCGGCGGATCGGCTGGTTTCCGCCACCTCGCCCGTCGCGGGGCGGGTGGAGCTGCACACCCATATCCGCGACGGCGACGTGATGCGGATGCGCCCCGTGCAGGACATCCCGGTGCCGGCGGGCGGCAGCGCGACCCTCGCGCCGGGCGGGCTGCACCTGATGTTCATGGGGCTGAACCGCGCGCTGGTGGCGGGCGAGACCATTCCCGTGACCCTGCGCTTCGCCGAGGCGGGCGAGGTGACCGTGCAGCTTCGCGTCCAGGCGGCGGGTGCGCGCGGGCACGGCCACTGA
- a CDS encoding YcnI family protein — protein sequence MRKLLALLLLASAPAGAHVTIDPPEAAPNSFQRIAFRVPHGCAGQPTTAIEVTLPEGITSARPSPKPGWELTVRMRPLERPVSGGHGLVREAPSFIAWSGGNLPDPFFEEFVMMIRTPNRPGETLLFPVAQLCAGGARHDWVEVATAGQARPRSPAPTLRLGAAP from the coding sequence ATGCGCAAGCTTCTCGCCCTGCTCCTGCTGGCCAGCGCGCCGGCCGGGGCCCATGTCACCATTGATCCGCCGGAGGCCGCCCCCAACAGCTTCCAGCGCATCGCCTTCCGCGTGCCGCATGGCTGCGCGGGGCAGCCCACCACGGCCATCGAGGTGACGCTGCCGGAGGGCATCACCTCCGCCCGCCCCAGCCCCAAGCCGGGCTGGGAGCTGACGGTGCGGATGCGCCCGCTGGAACGGCCCGTCTCCGGCGGGCATGGGCTGGTGCGCGAGGCGCCCAGCTTCATCGCCTGGAGCGGCGGCAACCTGCCCGACCCCTTCTTCGAGGAGTTCGTGATGATGATCCGCACCCCCAACCGCCCGGGCGAGACGCTGCTCTTCCCCGTGGCGCAGCTTTGCGCGGGTGGCGCGCGGCATGATTGGGTGGAGGTGGCGACGGCCGGCCAGGCCCGTCCGCGCAGCCCCGCGCCGACCCTGCGCCTGGGGGCCGCGCCATGA
- a CDS encoding TonB-dependent receptor — protein sequence MIDNRNDDVNLFARVTLDGRLGGLRNRVVMGVNAAMGDVDNRRFVNLSGRRGALTFSARETATTLDAYVENSLYVLDNLALVTGISGGQARRESSNRLNPALSGSGDWSFANPRLGVMWQATPGLQAYGNVTWSTEPPTLSDLVSLVPLGGFQLLKPQRATTIELGVRGEVGPVNIEAAIWHAWLRNEIQLFQGPTAGSSFALNAGRTLHQGAELAATWRAAQSLVTAQDSVVLRGAYSFSDFRFDGDPTYRDNRLPGVPRHVLRAEARYNHPAGWWVAPNLDYVPEGLFVDNANTTRTNSYTLMGLRAGFELPERGISVFVEGRNLLDRRYISSASVTPVATASSALFEPGFGRAVFAGTTFRF from the coding sequence GTGATCGACAACCGCAATGACGACGTGAACCTCTTCGCGCGCGTCACGCTGGACGGACGGCTGGGTGGGCTTCGCAACCGTGTGGTCATGGGCGTGAACGCGGCCATGGGCGATGTGGACAACCGCCGCTTCGTCAACCTTTCCGGGCGGCGTGGGGCGCTGACCTTCTCGGCGCGGGAGACGGCCACCACCCTCGACGCCTATGTCGAGAACAGCCTTTATGTGCTGGACAACCTGGCGCTGGTCACCGGCATCTCGGGCGGGCAGGCGCGGCGCGAAAGTTCCAACCGCCTGAACCCCGCGCTGAGCGGGTCCGGCGACTGGTCCTTCGCCAATCCGCGCCTGGGCGTGATGTGGCAGGCGACGCCGGGGCTGCAGGCCTATGGCAACGTGACCTGGTCCACCGAGCCGCCGACGCTGTCGGACCTCGTCTCGCTGGTGCCGTTGGGCGGCTTCCAACTGCTGAAACCCCAGCGCGCCACCACCATCGAACTCGGCGTGCGGGGCGAGGTGGGCCCGGTCAACATCGAGGCCGCCATCTGGCACGCTTGGCTGCGCAACGAGATCCAGCTCTTCCAGGGCCCCACGGCCGGGTCGAGCTTCGCGCTGAACGCCGGCCGCACCCTGCACCAGGGCGCGGAGCTGGCCGCCACCTGGCGCGCGGCGCAAAGCCTGGTCACGGCGCAGGACAGCGTCGTGCTGCGCGGCGCCTACAGCTTCAGCGATTTCCGCTTCGACGGCGACCCGACCTACCGCGACAACCGCCTGCCCGGCGTGCCCCGCCACGTGCTGCGGGCCGAGGCGCGCTACAACCACCCCGCCGGCTGGTGGGTGGCGCCCAATCTGGACTACGTGCCGGAGGGCCTCTTCGTGGACAACGCCAACACCACGCGCACCAACAGCTACACGCTGATGGGCCTGCGCGCGGGCTTCGAACTGCCCGAGCGCGGCATCTCCGTCTTCGTCGAGGGGCGCAACCTGCTGGACCGCCGCTACATCAGCTCGGCCTCGGTCACGCCGGTGGCGACGGCCAGCTCCGCCCTGTTCGAACCCGGCTTCGGCCGCGCCGTCTTCGCCGGCACCACCTTCCGCTTCTGA
- a CDS encoding TonB-dependent receptor plug domain-containing protein, with amino-acid sequence MSASSRACWAAPLLVLAAPAWAQAPAEIPSVLVTAPAPSLTVPSNEQARVRAWLSPGNNTVVPASDFQDRAGATTLRDVLEFVPGVFTQPKWGEDSRLSIRGSGVARGFHLRGVRLYQDGIPVNQADGSGDFQELDPLTFQRVEVFRGGNAFALGANTLGGAINFVTPTGRDRQGSMVRLEAGSFGLFRGQLAHGVVSGPFDGAISITGARQDGYRRHSGGDSARVNMNLGWRVNDDIETRLFFTYNSIRQDIPGSLTRAAALSNPRQAAAANLALRYARNIESLRIGSRTAVRLGEGGCWNSAAATSIGAWITRSSR; translated from the coding sequence ATGTCTGCTTCGTCGCGCGCCTGCTGGGCCGCACCGCTTCTCGTGCTCGCCGCGCCCGCCTGGGCGCAGGCCCCCGCCGAAATCCCCTCCGTGCTGGTGACGGCCCCGGCACCCTCGCTCACCGTGCCGAGCAATGAGCAGGCGCGGGTGCGGGCCTGGCTCAGCCCGGGCAACAACACCGTGGTCCCGGCCAGCGATTTCCAGGACCGCGCCGGCGCCACCACCCTGCGCGACGTGCTGGAATTCGTCCCCGGCGTCTTCACACAGCCCAAATGGGGCGAGGATTCGCGCCTCTCCATCCGGGGCTCCGGCGTCGCGCGCGGCTTCCACCTGCGGGGGGTGCGCCTCTATCAGGATGGCATCCCGGTGAACCAGGCCGATGGCAGTGGCGACTTCCAGGAGCTGGACCCGCTGACCTTCCAGCGCGTCGAGGTCTTTCGCGGCGGCAATGCCTTCGCGCTGGGCGCCAACACCCTGGGCGGCGCCATCAACTTCGTGACGCCGACGGGGCGCGACCGGCAGGGCTCCATGGTCCGGCTGGAGGCGGGCAGCTTCGGCCTCTTCCGCGGGCAATTGGCCCATGGGGTGGTGTCCGGGCCCTTCGACGGCGCCATCAGCATCACGGGCGCGCGGCAGGATGGCTACCGGCGCCACAGCGGCGGCGACAGCGCCCGGGTGAACATGAACCTGGGCTGGCGCGTGAATGACGACATCGAGACGCGGCTCTTCTTCACCTACAATTCCATCCGGCAGGACATCCCGGGCTCGCTGACGCGCGCCGCGGCCCTGTCCAACCCGCGCCAAGCGGCGGCGGCCAATCTGGCCCTGCGCTACGCCCGCAACATCGAGAGCCTGCGGATCGGCTCCCGCACCGCCGTGCGGCTGGGCGAGGGGGGCTGCTGGAATTCGGCGGCAGCTACGTCCATCGGCGCCTGGATCACCCGATCTTCCAGGTGA
- a CDS encoding DUF2946 family protein produces MGAFRRLSCLAFALVLFMQAGVGAAHCLRGLGAAHGLLVEICTIEGKRLALLDHEGQPMEAPAEAGSGICPACAGLPGVVLPAAPTLSEPVIFAAVPGFSLTGTALPAPRARAPPYSTRAPPVLA; encoded by the coding sequence GTGGGAGCCTTCCGCCGCCTGAGCTGCCTGGCCTTCGCCCTCGTCCTGTTCATGCAGGCCGGGGTGGGTGCGGCGCATTGCCTGCGCGGCCTGGGCGCCGCCCATGGACTGCTGGTCGAGATCTGCACCATCGAGGGCAAGCGCCTCGCCCTGCTGGACCATGAGGGCCAGCCCATGGAGGCCCCGGCCGAGGCCGGTTCCGGCATCTGTCCCGCTTGTGCCGGCCTGCCCGGCGTGGTGCTGCCGGCGGCGCCGACGCTGTCGGAGCCCGTGATCTTCGCCGCCGTCCCCGGCTTCTCCCTGACTGGCACCGCCCTGCCGGCCCCGCGCGCCCGCGCGCCGCCCTACAGCACCCGCGCACCCCCCGTCCTGGCCTGA
- the thpR gene encoding RNA 2',3'-cyclic phosphodiesterase — MRLFVALELPEAVRDSLALMVGGLPGVRWVPPANYHLTLRFIGNVTSVEAEEVDLALAAIRAKPFELRLQGLGTFEKAGRVQSLHAVAERTPGLAHLQGKIETALQRAGLPAEKRRFTPHVTLARTDLVPIDKLAGFVQAHNLFRTEPVMVEHFVLFSSRLGKEMAVYTPEVEYALAA; from the coding sequence ATGCGTCTCTTCGTCGCTCTCGAACTTCCGGAGGCGGTGCGCGACAGCCTGGCCCTGATGGTGGGCGGCCTGCCCGGTGTGCGCTGGGTGCCGCCGGCCAACTACCACTTGACGCTGCGCTTCATCGGCAACGTCACCTCCGTCGAGGCGGAGGAGGTGGACCTCGCCCTCGCCGCCATCCGCGCCAAGCCCTTCGAGCTGCGCCTGCAGGGCCTTGGTACCTTCGAGAAGGCCGGCCGCGTCCAGTCGCTGCACGCGGTGGCGGAGCGCACGCCGGGCCTTGCTCACCTCCAGGGCAAGATCGAGACAGCGCTGCAACGCGCGGGCCTGCCGGCCGAGAAGCGCCGCTTCACGCCGCATGTGACCCTGGCGCGGACCGACCTAGTGCCCATCGACAAGCTCGCGGGCTTCGTCCAGGCGCACAACCTGTTCCGCACCGAGCCCGTGATGGTGGAGCATTTCGTGCTCTTCTCCTCACGGCTGGGCAAGGAGATGGCGGTCTACACCCCCGAGGTGGAGTATGCCCTGGCGGCTTGA
- a CDS encoding arylesterase, producing the protein MRLLALGDSLTAGYGLPRGEGFVPRLEAALNARGRQVRVLDGGVSGDTMAGGAARLDWALADRPQAAIVALGGNDGLRGLPVPRMAEALNSILDRLEARNIPILLAGMHAPPNLGADYGREFHAVFTEAARRRPNMLFMPFFLEGVAGERALNQADGIHPNARGVERMIAEILPVTEQLLDRVASSPAG; encoded by the coding sequence GTGCGCCTGCTGGCGCTGGGCGACAGCCTGACCGCCGGCTACGGCCTGCCGCGCGGCGAAGGCTTCGTGCCCCGGCTGGAGGCGGCGCTGAACGCGCGCGGCCGGCAGGTGCGGGTGCTGGATGGCGGCGTCTCGGGTGACACCATGGCCGGCGGTGCCGCGCGGCTCGACTGGGCGCTGGCCGACCGGCCCCAGGCCGCCATCGTGGCGCTCGGCGGCAATGACGGGCTGCGCGGGCTGCCGGTGCCGCGCATGGCCGAGGCGCTGAATTCCATTCTGGACCGGCTGGAGGCGCGCAACATCCCCATCCTGCTGGCCGGCATGCACGCGCCGCCCAATCTCGGCGCCGATTACGGGCGGGAGTTCCACGCGGTCTTCACGGAGGCGGCGCGGCGCCGGCCGAACATGCTGTTCATGCCCTTCTTCCTGGAGGGCGTGGCGGGTGAGCGGGCGCTGAACCAGGCCGACGGCATCCATCCGAACGCCCGGGGCGTTGAGCGGATGATCGCCGAGATCCTGCCTGTCACGGAACAACTGCTGGACCGGGTGGCGTCTTCCCCGGCAGGATAA
- a CDS encoding ABC transporter ATP-binding protein → MDKQQTPSPLIAAHDLRFEVGAAAGRVNILRGVSLSVAEGEAVAIVGPSGSGKTSLMMLLAGLERATAGRLSVAGRDLSALDEDALARFRREEVGIVFQSFHLVPTMTALENVAIPLEFAGDPDAFAKAEAALGSVGLGHRVGHYPGQLSGGEQQRVALARAFVATPRLILADEPTGNLDRATGNLVMDLLFDLRERHGTTLLLITHDPLLAARCARQIHVADGRIERDTAELPLAAE, encoded by the coding sequence ATGGACAAGCAGCAAACCCCTTCGCCGTTGATCGCGGCCCATGATCTCCGCTTCGAGGTGGGGGCCGCCGCCGGGCGGGTCAACATCTTGCGCGGCGTGAGCCTCTCGGTCGCGGAGGGCGAGGCGGTGGCCATCGTGGGCCCCTCCGGCTCGGGCAAGACGTCGCTGATGATGCTGCTGGCGGGGCTGGAGCGCGCGACCGCGGGAAGGCTGAGCGTGGCGGGGCGCGACCTCTCGGCGCTGGACGAGGACGCCCTGGCCCGCTTCCGGCGCGAGGAGGTCGGCATCGTCTTCCAGTCCTTCCACCTGGTGCCGACCATGACGGCGCTGGAGAACGTGGCCATCCCGCTGGAATTCGCGGGCGATCCGGACGCCTTCGCCAAGGCCGAGGCGGCGCTGGGCTCCGTGGGCCTTGGCCACCGCGTCGGCCACTACCCCGGCCAGCTTTCAGGCGGCGAGCAGCAGCGCGTGGCCCTGGCCCGCGCCTTCGTTGCCACCCCCCGCCTGATCCTGGCCGATGAGCCCACCGGCAATCTCGACCGCGCCACGGGCAATCTGGTCATGGACCTGCTGTTTGATCTGCGCGAACGGCACGGCACCACCCTGCTGCTGATCACCCATGACCCGCTGCTGGCCGCGCGCTGCGCGCGGCAGATCCATGTGGCCGATGGGCGCATCGAGCGCGACACGGCCGAACTCCCGCTGGCCGCGGAATAG